A stretch of Solea senegalensis isolate Sse05_10M linkage group LG10, IFAPA_SoseM_1, whole genome shotgun sequence DNA encodes these proteins:
- the nr2f2 gene encoding COUP transcription factor 2 isoform X1 codes for MAMVVWRGSQDDVADTQGALSSQTQGGLSLPTPQAGQLNLTASQVAPPTPHTPVQGAPNNTQSTPTNQGTQQSEKQPAQIECVVCGDKSSGKHYGQFTCEGCKSFFKRSVRRNLTYTCRANRNCPIDQHHRNQCQYCRLKKCLKVGMRREVSLFTAAVQRGRVPPTQPHHGQFALTNGDPLHCHSYLSGYISLLLRAEPYPTSRYGSQCMQPNNIMGIENICELAARMLFSAVEWARNIPFFPDLQITDQVALLRLTWSELFVLNAAQCSMPLHVAPLLAAAGLHASPMSADRVVAFMDHIRIFQEQVEKLKALHVDSAEYSCLKAIVLFTTDACGLSDVAHVESLQEKSQCALEEYVRSQYPNQPTRFGKLLLRLPSLRTVSSSVIEQLFFVRLVGKTPIETLIRDMLLSGSSFNWPYMPIQ; via the exons ATGGCAATGGTAGTGTGGAGAGGCTCCCAGGACGATGTGGCTGACACCCAAGGCGCCCTTTCCTCGCAGACCCAAGGAGGACTATCTCTCCCCACGCCTCAAGCAGGCCAGTTGAACCTGACAGCCTCCCAGGTGGCCCCTCCGACCCCTCACACACCGGTCCAAGGAGCCCCGAACAACACGCAGTCCACGCCGACGAACCAGGGCACGCAGCAGTCGGAGAAGCAGCCGGCGCAGATCGAGTGCGTGGTGTGCGGGGACAAATCCAGTGGCAAACACTACGGCCAGTTCACATGCGAGGGCTGCAAAAGCTTCTTCAAGCGGAGCGTAAGACGGAACCTCACTTACACATGCCGTGCCAACAGGAATTGTCCAATCGACCAACACCACCGCAATCAGTGTCAGTACTGCCGCCTCAAAAAATGCCTTAAAGTCGGCATGAGACGGGAAG TTTCTCTTTTTACTGCAGCCGTGCAAAGGGGACGGGTGCCACCCACGCAGCCACACCACGGTCAGTTCGCCTTGACAAATGGAGACCCACTCCACTGCCATTCCTACTTATCCGGATATATCTCTCTTCTGTTGAGAGCGGAGCCCTACCCGACGTCCCGCTATGGCAGTCAGTGCATGCAGCCCAACAACATCATGGGTATCGAGAACATTTGTGAACTCGCAGCCAGGATGCTCTTCAGTGCAGTGGAGTGGGCCAGGAATATTCCCTTCTTCCCAGACCTCCAGATCACAGACCAGGTGGCTCTGCTGAGGTTGACGTGGAGTGAGTTATTTGTGCTGAACGCCGCGCAGTGCTCCATGCCCCTGCATGTGGCTCCTCTGCTGGCGGCGGCTGGCCTTCACGCCTCCCCCATGTCCGCGGACAGAGTTGTGGCCTTTATGGACCACATTAGGATCTTCCAAGAACAAGTGGAAAAGCTCAAAGCTTTGCACGTTGACTCTGCTGAATATAGCTGCTTAAAGGCAATTGTGCTTTTCACCACAG ATGCTTGTGGCCTCTCAGATGTGGCCCATGTGGAAAGTTTGCAGGAGAAGTCCCAGTGCGCCCTGGAGGAATATGTCCGGAGCCAGTATCCAAACCAGCCAACACGGTTTGGGAAGTTACTACTCCGCTTGCCTTCCCTTCGCACAGTCTCTTCCTCGGTCATAGAACAGTTATTTTTCGTCCGATTGGTAGGTAAAACCCCAATTGAAACTCTCATCAGGGATATGTTGCTTTCGGGGAGCAGTTTTAACTGGCCTTACATGCCAATTCAGTAA
- the nr2f2 gene encoding COUP transcription factor 2 isoform X3: MHPATDETAAYAFAVQRGRVPPTQPHHGQFALTNGDPLHCHSYLSGYISLLLRAEPYPTSRYGSQCMQPNNIMGIENICELAARMLFSAVEWARNIPFFPDLQITDQVALLRLTWSELFVLNAAQCSMPLHVAPLLAAAGLHASPMSADRVVAFMDHIRIFQEQVEKLKALHVDSAEYSCLKAIVLFTTDACGLSDVAHVESLQEKSQCALEEYVRSQYPNQPTRFGKLLLRLPSLRTVSSSVIEQLFFVRLVGKTPIETLIRDMLLSGSSFNWPYMPIQ; the protein is encoded by the exons ATGCATCCCGCCACGGACGAAACAGCAGCCTATGCATTTG CCGTGCAAAGGGGACGGGTGCCACCCACGCAGCCACACCACGGTCAGTTCGCCTTGACAAATGGAGACCCACTCCACTGCCATTCCTACTTATCCGGATATATCTCTCTTCTGTTGAGAGCGGAGCCCTACCCGACGTCCCGCTATGGCAGTCAGTGCATGCAGCCCAACAACATCATGGGTATCGAGAACATTTGTGAACTCGCAGCCAGGATGCTCTTCAGTGCAGTGGAGTGGGCCAGGAATATTCCCTTCTTCCCAGACCTCCAGATCACAGACCAGGTGGCTCTGCTGAGGTTGACGTGGAGTGAGTTATTTGTGCTGAACGCCGCGCAGTGCTCCATGCCCCTGCATGTGGCTCCTCTGCTGGCGGCGGCTGGCCTTCACGCCTCCCCCATGTCCGCGGACAGAGTTGTGGCCTTTATGGACCACATTAGGATCTTCCAAGAACAAGTGGAAAAGCTCAAAGCTTTGCACGTTGACTCTGCTGAATATAGCTGCTTAAAGGCAATTGTGCTTTTCACCACAG ATGCTTGTGGCCTCTCAGATGTGGCCCATGTGGAAAGTTTGCAGGAGAAGTCCCAGTGCGCCCTGGAGGAATATGTCCGGAGCCAGTATCCAAACCAGCCAACACGGTTTGGGAAGTTACTACTCCGCTTGCCTTCCCTTCGCACAGTCTCTTCCTCGGTCATAGAACAGTTATTTTTCGTCCGATTGGTAGGTAAAACCCCAATTGAAACTCTCATCAGGGATATGTTGCTTTCGGGGAGCAGTTTTAACTGGCCTTACATGCCAATTCAGTAA
- the nr2f2 gene encoding COUP transcription factor 2 isoform X2 has translation MAMVVWRGSQDDVADTQGALSSQTQGGLSLPTPQAGQLNLTASQVAPPTPHTPVQGAPNNTQSTPTNQGTQQSEKQPAQIECVVCGDKSSGKHYGQFTCEGCKSFFKRSVRRNLTYTCRANRNCPIDQHHRNQCQYCRLKKCLKVGMRREAVQRGRVPPTQPHHGQFALTNGDPLHCHSYLSGYISLLLRAEPYPTSRYGSQCMQPNNIMGIENICELAARMLFSAVEWARNIPFFPDLQITDQVALLRLTWSELFVLNAAQCSMPLHVAPLLAAAGLHASPMSADRVVAFMDHIRIFQEQVEKLKALHVDSAEYSCLKAIVLFTTDACGLSDVAHVESLQEKSQCALEEYVRSQYPNQPTRFGKLLLRLPSLRTVSSSVIEQLFFVRLVGKTPIETLIRDMLLSGSSFNWPYMPIQ, from the exons ATGGCAATGGTAGTGTGGAGAGGCTCCCAGGACGATGTGGCTGACACCCAAGGCGCCCTTTCCTCGCAGACCCAAGGAGGACTATCTCTCCCCACGCCTCAAGCAGGCCAGTTGAACCTGACAGCCTCCCAGGTGGCCCCTCCGACCCCTCACACACCGGTCCAAGGAGCCCCGAACAACACGCAGTCCACGCCGACGAACCAGGGCACGCAGCAGTCGGAGAAGCAGCCGGCGCAGATCGAGTGCGTGGTGTGCGGGGACAAATCCAGTGGCAAACACTACGGCCAGTTCACATGCGAGGGCTGCAAAAGCTTCTTCAAGCGGAGCGTAAGACGGAACCTCACTTACACATGCCGTGCCAACAGGAATTGTCCAATCGACCAACACCACCGCAATCAGTGTCAGTACTGCCGCCTCAAAAAATGCCTTAAAGTCGGCATGAGACGGGAAG CCGTGCAAAGGGGACGGGTGCCACCCACGCAGCCACACCACGGTCAGTTCGCCTTGACAAATGGAGACCCACTCCACTGCCATTCCTACTTATCCGGATATATCTCTCTTCTGTTGAGAGCGGAGCCCTACCCGACGTCCCGCTATGGCAGTCAGTGCATGCAGCCCAACAACATCATGGGTATCGAGAACATTTGTGAACTCGCAGCCAGGATGCTCTTCAGTGCAGTGGAGTGGGCCAGGAATATTCCCTTCTTCCCAGACCTCCAGATCACAGACCAGGTGGCTCTGCTGAGGTTGACGTGGAGTGAGTTATTTGTGCTGAACGCCGCGCAGTGCTCCATGCCCCTGCATGTGGCTCCTCTGCTGGCGGCGGCTGGCCTTCACGCCTCCCCCATGTCCGCGGACAGAGTTGTGGCCTTTATGGACCACATTAGGATCTTCCAAGAACAAGTGGAAAAGCTCAAAGCTTTGCACGTTGACTCTGCTGAATATAGCTGCTTAAAGGCAATTGTGCTTTTCACCACAG ATGCTTGTGGCCTCTCAGATGTGGCCCATGTGGAAAGTTTGCAGGAGAAGTCCCAGTGCGCCCTGGAGGAATATGTCCGGAGCCAGTATCCAAACCAGCCAACACGGTTTGGGAAGTTACTACTCCGCTTGCCTTCCCTTCGCACAGTCTCTTCCTCGGTCATAGAACAGTTATTTTTCGTCCGATTGGTAGGTAAAACCCCAATTGAAACTCTCATCAGGGATATGTTGCTTTCGGGGAGCAGTTTTAACTGGCCTTACATGCCAATTCAGTAA